One genomic window of Punica granatum isolate Tunisia-2019 chromosome 1, ASM765513v2, whole genome shotgun sequence includes the following:
- the LOC116208235 gene encoding probable anion transporter 3, chloroplastic → MEALRPSTPASLLQHSSSASRSISFRSNRLWLGSKTVRTKPGNLSLKKGSRRLTVQCTADGIERGLFVGRGGGGGHEAVAEGRKAAVSLPERFKVVALMAAMMCLCNADRVVMSVAIVPLAAKNGWSSSFLGIVQSSFLWGYIFSSVIGGALVDRYGGKRVMAWGVALWSLATLLTPWAANHSTLALLAIRAFFGLAEGVALPSMSTLSSRWFPTHERASAVAVSMAGFHLGNVVGLILTPIMMSSLGVSSPFTFFSSLGLVWLTTWVYGVTTNPQDSPFISKSELRLIQDGKSESSVKKNKFPPLRHLLSKLPTWAIIFANITNNWGYFVLLSWMPVYFKTVFNVNLKQAAWFSAVPWGTMAISGYIAGAASDRLIKAGYSLTLVRKIMQSIGFIGPGIALLCLNYANSAVTAAVYITAALSLSSFSQAGFLLNIQDIAPQCAGFLHGIANSAGTFAAIVSTIGTGYFVQWLGSFQAFLTLTAALYFITAVFWNLYATGERVF, encoded by the exons ATGGAGGCTCTGAGACCTTCAACACCCGCCTCTCTGCTCCAGCATTCATCATCTGCTTCGAGATCGATAAGTTTTAGGAGCAATCGACTATGGCTCGGGTCTAAAACTGTCCGAACAAAGCCAGGAAATCTGAGTCTGAAGAAGGGAAGTCGTCGTTTGACGGTCCAATGCACGGCGGATGGAATAGAGAGGGGGTTGTTCGTGgggagaggaggagggggcGGTCATGAGGCGGTAGCAGAGGGCAGGAAAGCGGCGGTGAGCCTGCCGGAGAGGTTCAAGGTGGTGGCCTTGATGGCAGCGATGATGTGCCTCTGCAATGCCGACCGGGTGGTGATGTCAGTAGCCATTGTCCCCCTCGCGGCCAAAAACGGCTGGTCCAGCTCCTTCTTGGGCATTGTCCAG TCATCATTCTTATGGGGATATATATTCTCTTCGGTGATCGGAGGAGCACTGGTGGATCGATATGGCGGGAAACGGGTAATGGCTTGGGGAGTGGCCTTATGGTCTCTGGCCACTCTCCTCACCCCATGGGCCGCCAACCACTCGACCCTTGCCCTGTTGGCCATCCGGGCCTTCTTTGGCCTCGCCGAGGGTGTAGCCTTGCCCTCTATGAGCACCCTCTCCTCGAG GTGGTTCCCAACACATGAGCGAGCAAGTGCAGTCGCCGTTTCAATGGCCGGGTTTCATCTTGGAAATGTTGTCGGGCTAATATTGACTCCAATTATGATGTCGTCTCTTGGTGTTTCCAGTCCTTTCACTTTCTTCTCATCTCTCGGACTAGTATGGCTAACAACGTGGGTCTATGGAGTGACGACCAATCCGCAGGACAGCCCTTTTATCAGCAAATCCGAGCTCCGGCTGATCCAAGATGGGAAGTCCGAATCTTCTGTGAAGAAGAATAAGTTCCCGCCTCTGCGTCATTTGCTATCCAAACTGCCAACATGGGCGATTATATTTGCAAACATAACAAACAACTGG GGATATTTTGTGCTGCTCTCGTGGATGCCCGTCTATTTTAAAACG GTGTTTAATGTGAACTTGAAGCAAGCAGCTTGGTTCAGTGCTGTTCCTTGGGGGACGATGGCGATCTCGGGCTACATTGCAGGAGCTGCCTCCGATCGTTTGATTAAGGCAGGCTACTCTTTGACCCTAGTTCGAAAGATCATGCAG TCCATCGGGTTTATCGGACCTGGGATTGCTCTCCTCTGCTTGAACTATGCCAATTCAGCAGTTACTGCAGCTGTTTATATCACAGCAGCTCTTAGTTTGAGCTCTTTTAGCCAGGCAGGATTCCTTCTCAACATTCAG GACATTGCTCCTCAATGCGCGGGATTCCTTCATG GAATAGCAAATTCAGCTGGGACGTTTGCTGCAATAGTCAGCACAATCGGGACAGGTTATTTCGTGCAGTGGCTCGGATCGTTTCAAGCTTTTCTAACACTCACTGCTGCTCTCTACTTCATCACTGCTGTATTTTGGAACCTCTACGCTACCGGAGAACGAGTCTTCTAA
- the LOC116208536 gene encoding uncharacterized protein LOC116208536: MNFRSFDEFWPFYVTQHSKPATRRWHFAGTLLSILFLICSVLFSWWFLIFVPVSGYGCAWYSHFFVEGNVPATFGHPVWSLLCDYKMFALMLTGKMDREIKRLGKRPVLQAF; the protein is encoded by the coding sequence ATGAATTTCAGGAGCTTCGACGAGTTCTGGCCCTTTTACGTGACGCAGCACTCGAAGCCGGCCACGAGGCGGTGGCATTTCGCGGGCACCCTTCTCAGCATCCTGTTCTTGATTTGCTCTGTGCTCTTCAGCTGGTGGTTCCTGATCTTCGTGCCGGTATCGGGCTACGGGTGCGCCTGGTACAGCCACTTCTTCGTCGAGGGGAACGTCCCCGCGACGTTCGGGCACCCTGTGTGGTCGCTCCTGTGCGATTACAAGATGTTCGCATTGATGCTCACCGGGAAGATGGATAGGGAGATTAAGAGGCTGGGGAAGAGGCCCGTGTTGCAGGCCTTCTAA
- the LOC116194546 gene encoding mitogen-activated protein kinase-binding protein 1 isoform X1, producing MKPARRPRRCDPSSKLILQEVIGFTAKNANGLASDASSEKCVYVAGCVAVVYDAVLGAQSHLVVSHRAPKPLSCVAVSRDGRFVAAGESGNQPSVLVWDSANPTLVSELKGHLYGVACIAFSPDGKHLVSVGGYIYLWDWQGAQLVTKLKASSSCSSITSVTFSLDAKHIVTAGSKHLKLWSLGFSPRTRFKREMDTVVMQGKPINPGPEKGNSFVAVASPFPIGHQLVHVYALTEAGTLCVVQSGSIIKSLDLKVEKGFALSVSEELVACACSSGLVKLVSVGQLECAGVLSYPTGKQCQSHRDDACTNSYEKKFRHRAGLPDAVACQFLTSKKIAVVYGDHSLYIWDIHDVDKATRCCMLVSHTTSIWDIKNLCCENLHNPAVACTARGCSGGISFATCSADGTIRLWDFVSHPELSTDTAYCQSAGSKLVGKSNLVSSGIFERDTIEPGTLNGFRSLAVSSDGEFLAAGDSNGNLHIYSLQSSDYLCLEGAHDAEILSLDFNLFNKKDTVSRVNDGNHLLTSGGRDRVIHVYDVKRNFELVQSIVDHSAAVTSVKLTADGHKLVSCSADRSLVVRDVFLTKGNYSTSRCHHQIASSGTVYDMVLDPSMDVAVTVGQDKKINVFDIASGQLMRSFKPNKDYGDPIKVTMDPSCSYLVCSYSNKSICMYDFVSGEMVTQAMGHGEVITGVIFLPDCRHIVSVGGDGCIFVWKLPTHLSSRMLQAITEKSDPLAPGSLDKPETFTRIVEFEDEQLGMNTGEMLLCNFSRTRGMFCLEEGGQGNSNFKFRISLLPKWAQAKVDTQSSDVPSQDIQTPHKSYPGESAGSCLTDESGNSDLESYEISPLSQSNSNGFIAENHWLTVYTVFTDLHNSPPAWGPKNEKTPVSSQSKKFIGRRDCNGYPQGHGLTPWERSLAYDYKLHQRSICEVQENAFTSLDMSKEYGIFDGLVHDHAAEKLHADQMENELQERADVHTTCTKLEETELFKEHFGNLSAAHKIERQESSARKRYSSRFFVRRNYIGDWKKFVGSPGQNFGHKNLYCPKESKNLPSYPILEDSAVKVTKNLETAESYDQPLENPMANLMDVSSREGEVQEKIKKCSEALLSLENAAEATSRLFSELLAVVSQDEFSSGPSSRLFNNAADCLPSIVEKVNELATLVRANGENAYGRPHAKASVVSKQ from the exons ATGAAACCAGCTCGCCGGCCCCGGAGGTGCGATCCGTCTTCCAAG CTGATCTTGCAAGAGGTCATCGGATTTACAGCGAAGAATGCCAACGGACTGGCATCGGATGCTTCCAGCGAGAAGTGCGTCTATGTCGCGGGATGTGTGGCGGTGGTTTACGACGCCGTGTTGGGAGCTCAATCGCACCTTGTGGTGTCTCACAGGGCGCCTAAGCCGCTGAGCTGTGTTGCTGTTTCACGCGATGGGCGTTTTGTGGCGGCTGGGGAA TCAGGGAATCAACCTTCGGTGCTAGTCTGGGACTCTGCCAATCCGACACTTGTATCTGAATTGAAAGGTCATCTTTATGGAGTTGCTTGCATCGCTTTCTCCCCTGATG GAAAACATCTTGTTTCTGTTGGGGGATACATCTACCTGTGGGACTGGCAAGGTGCACAGCTGGTCACGAAGCTTAAAGCGAGCTCGTCTTGTTCATCTATTACGTCAGTCACATTTTCCCTGGATGCAAAGCATATTGTAACTGCAGGAAGTAAACACTTGAAGTTGTGGTCTCTCGGATTTTCTCCCCGAACCCGCTTTAAGAGGGAGATGGATACTGTGGTAATGCAAGGAAAGCCTATTAATCCTGGTCCTGAGAAAGGAAATTCATTTGTAGCAGTTGCATCTCCCTTCCCAATTGGTCATCAACTTGTACATGTCTATGCACTGACTGAAGCAG GTACTTTGTGTGTCGTTCAATCAGGGTCAATAATAAAGTCACTGGATTTGAAG GTCGAGAAAGGTTTTGCTCTATCAGTATCAGAAGAGCTAGTCGCTTGTGCATGCAGTAGTGGATTAGTAAAACTTGTCTCTGTTGGCCAACTTGAATGTGCTGGAGTTTTATCGTATCCAACAGGCAAACAGTGTCAGTCCCATAGAGATGATGCCTGCACCAATTcctatgaaaaaaaatttcggcaCAGAGCAGGTCTGCCAGATGCTGTAGCTTGTCAGTTCTTGACGTCCAAGAAGATTG CGGTTGTTTATGGAGATCACAGCCTCTATATATGGGACATTCATGATGTTGATAAG GCCACAAGATGCTGCATGCTAGTTTCACATACTACAAGCATATGGGATATCAAGAACCTCTGCTGTGAGAATTTGCATAATCCTGCTGTTGCCTGCACAGCTAGAGGCTGTTCTGGTGGTATTTCTTTTGCAACATGCTCGGCTGATGGCACAATCAGATTATGGGATTTCGTATCTCATCCCGAGTTGTCCACTGATACTGCCTATTGCCAGTCAGCGGGTTCAAAACTAGTCGGCAAATCAAATCTGG TGAGTTCTGGGATTTTTGAGCGTGACACAATTGAGCCGGGCACTCTCAATGGATTTCGTTCATTAGCAGTAAGTTCAGATGGAGAGTTCCTTGCTGCCGGGGATTCCAATGGAAACCTCCACATCTATAGCCTACAATCTTCTGACTACTTGTGTCTGGAG gGGGCTCATGATGCTGAAATCCTCTCTTTGGACTTCAACTTGTTCAACAAAAAAGATACTGTTTCTAGAGTAAACGATGGTAATCATTTGCTTACTTCTGGGGGACGTGACCGGGTCATCCACGTCTATGATGTCAAAAG GAACTTTGAACTTGTTCAAAGCATAGTTGATCATTCTGCTGCTGTTACCTCTGTCAAACTCACTGCTGATGGCCATAAGCTCGTGAGCTGCAGTGCTGACAG ATCTCTTGTTGTCCGTGATGTTTTCCTGACCAAAGGCAATTATAGCACTTCACGTTGTCATCATCAGATTGCTTCTAGTGGAACTGTTTATGACATGGTCCTAGATCCATCAATGGATGTTGCTGTCACGGTTGGGCAG gataaaaagataaatgtaTTTGACATAGCTTCCGGGCAGTTGATGAGATCCTTCAAGCCAAACAAAGATTATGGAGATCCAATCAAG GTTACCATGGATCCAAGTTGCAGTTACCTGGTCTGTTCCTACTCTAACAAGTCTATATGCATGTATGATTTCGTCAGTGGAGAGATGGTTACTCAAGCAATGGGTCATGGTGAAGTTATAACTGGTGTCATCTTCTTACCTGACTGCAGGCACATCGTATCA GTGGGTGGAGATGGTTGCATATTTGTGTGGAAACTACCCACTCATCTTTCTTCCCGAATGTTGCAAGCAATAACAGAAAAGTCTGATCCGCTGGCTCCAGGGAGTCTGGACAAGCCAGAAACTTTTACTCGGATAGTTGAGTTTGAAGATGAGCAACTTGGTATGAATACTGGAGAGATGCTTCTATGTAATTTCAGTCGAACCAGAGGAATGTTTTGCCTAGAAGAGGGTGGTCAAGGGAATTCAAATTTCAAGTTTCGAATTTCGCTATTACCAAAATGGGCACAGGCCAAAGTGGACACTCAAAGTTCTGATGTTCCTTCTCAG GATATTCAAACTCCACATAAAAGTTATCCTGGAGAGAGTGCTGGTTCATGTCTTACAGATGAATCAGGAAACTCTGATCTCGAAAGCTATGAAATTTCTCCATTGAGTCAAAGCAACAGCAA TGGCTTCATTGCAGAAAACCATTGGTTGACTGTCTATACTGTATTCACGGACTTACACAACTCCCCACCAGCATGGGGCCCCAAGAATGAAAAGACTCCAGTGTCTTCACAAT ctaaaaaatttatagggAGACGAGATTGCAATGGATATCCTCAGGGTCATGGGCTCACACCTTGGGAGCGCTCTCTTGCTTATGATTATAAGCTTCATCAAAGGAGCATATGCGAAGTGCAGGAAAATGCCTTCACTTCCCTGGATATGAGTAAAGAGTATGGTATCTTTGATGGCTTAGTCCATGACCACGCGGCAGAGAAGTTGCATGCAGatcaaatggaaaatgaaTTGCAGGAAAGAGCTGATGTCCATACAACCTGCACAAAACTTGAAGAGACTGAATTGTTCAAAGAGCACTTTGGGAACTTATCGGCAGCTCATAAG ATAGAGAGACAGGAATCATCAGCAAGGAAAAGATATTCTTCACGCTTTTTCGTTCGAAGAAACTATATTGGAGATTGGAAGAAATTTGTCGGCTCGCCTGGTCAAAACTTTGGTCACAAAAACTTGTACTGCCCCAAGGAATCGAAGAACCTGCCCAGCTACCCTATTTTGGAGGATTCAGCAGTAAAGGTTACAAAAAATCTGGAAACAGCTGAATCTTATGACCAG CCTTTGGAGAACCCAATGGCGAACCTAATGGACGTATCTTCCCGAGAAGGGGAAGTGCAGGAGAAAATCAAGAAGTGCAGCGAAGCATTGCTCAGCCTAGAAAATGCTGCTGAGGCTACATCCCGATTGTTTTCCGAACTACTGGCGGTGGTATCACAAGATGAGTTTTCAAGTGGACCCTCATCTCGACTATTCAACAATGCAGCAGATTGTCTTCCATCAATTGTGGAAAAGGTTAACGAGCTCGCAACTTTGGTACGAGCTAATGGCGAGAATGCCTATGGGAGGCCCCATGCAAAGGCTTCTGTAGTCTCCAAACAATAG
- the LOC116194546 gene encoding WD repeat-containing protein 62 isoform X2 — MDTVVMQGKPINPGPEKGNSFVAVASPFPIGHQLVHVYALTEAGTLCVVQSGSIIKSLDLKVEKGFALSVSEELVACACSSGLVKLVSVGQLECAGVLSYPTGKQCQSHRDDACTNSYEKKFRHRAGLPDAVACQFLTSKKIAVVYGDHSLYIWDIHDVDKATRCCMLVSHTTSIWDIKNLCCENLHNPAVACTARGCSGGISFATCSADGTIRLWDFVSHPELSTDTAYCQSAGSKLVGKSNLVSSGIFERDTIEPGTLNGFRSLAVSSDGEFLAAGDSNGNLHIYSLQSSDYLCLEGAHDAEILSLDFNLFNKKDTVSRVNDGNHLLTSGGRDRVIHVYDVKRNFELVQSIVDHSAAVTSVKLTADGHKLVSCSADRSLVVRDVFLTKGNYSTSRCHHQIASSGTVYDMVLDPSMDVAVTVGQDKKINVFDIASGQLMRSFKPNKDYGDPIKVTMDPSCSYLVCSYSNKSICMYDFVSGEMVTQAMGHGEVITGVIFLPDCRHIVSVGGDGCIFVWKLPTHLSSRMLQAITEKSDPLAPGSLDKPETFTRIVEFEDEQLGMNTGEMLLCNFSRTRGMFCLEEGGQGNSNFKFRISLLPKWAQAKVDTQSSDVPSQDIQTPHKSYPGESAGSCLTDESGNSDLESYEISPLSQSNSNGFIAENHWLTVYTVFTDLHNSPPAWGPKNEKTPVSSQSKKFIGRRDCNGYPQGHGLTPWERSLAYDYKLHQRSICEVQENAFTSLDMSKEYGIFDGLVHDHAAEKLHADQMENELQERADVHTTCTKLEETELFKEHFGNLSAAHKIERQESSARKRYSSRFFVRRNYIGDWKKFVGSPGQNFGHKNLYCPKESKNLPSYPILEDSAVKVTKNLETAESYDQPLENPMANLMDVSSREGEVQEKIKKCSEALLSLENAAEATSRLFSELLAVVSQDEFSSGPSSRLFNNAADCLPSIVEKVNELATLVRANGENAYGRPHAKASVVSKQ, encoded by the exons ATGGATACTGTGGTAATGCAAGGAAAGCCTATTAATCCTGGTCCTGAGAAAGGAAATTCATTTGTAGCAGTTGCATCTCCCTTCCCAATTGGTCATCAACTTGTACATGTCTATGCACTGACTGAAGCAG GTACTTTGTGTGTCGTTCAATCAGGGTCAATAATAAAGTCACTGGATTTGAAG GTCGAGAAAGGTTTTGCTCTATCAGTATCAGAAGAGCTAGTCGCTTGTGCATGCAGTAGTGGATTAGTAAAACTTGTCTCTGTTGGCCAACTTGAATGTGCTGGAGTTTTATCGTATCCAACAGGCAAACAGTGTCAGTCCCATAGAGATGATGCCTGCACCAATTcctatgaaaaaaaatttcggcaCAGAGCAGGTCTGCCAGATGCTGTAGCTTGTCAGTTCTTGACGTCCAAGAAGATTG CGGTTGTTTATGGAGATCACAGCCTCTATATATGGGACATTCATGATGTTGATAAG GCCACAAGATGCTGCATGCTAGTTTCACATACTACAAGCATATGGGATATCAAGAACCTCTGCTGTGAGAATTTGCATAATCCTGCTGTTGCCTGCACAGCTAGAGGCTGTTCTGGTGGTATTTCTTTTGCAACATGCTCGGCTGATGGCACAATCAGATTATGGGATTTCGTATCTCATCCCGAGTTGTCCACTGATACTGCCTATTGCCAGTCAGCGGGTTCAAAACTAGTCGGCAAATCAAATCTGG TGAGTTCTGGGATTTTTGAGCGTGACACAATTGAGCCGGGCACTCTCAATGGATTTCGTTCATTAGCAGTAAGTTCAGATGGAGAGTTCCTTGCTGCCGGGGATTCCAATGGAAACCTCCACATCTATAGCCTACAATCTTCTGACTACTTGTGTCTGGAG gGGGCTCATGATGCTGAAATCCTCTCTTTGGACTTCAACTTGTTCAACAAAAAAGATACTGTTTCTAGAGTAAACGATGGTAATCATTTGCTTACTTCTGGGGGACGTGACCGGGTCATCCACGTCTATGATGTCAAAAG GAACTTTGAACTTGTTCAAAGCATAGTTGATCATTCTGCTGCTGTTACCTCTGTCAAACTCACTGCTGATGGCCATAAGCTCGTGAGCTGCAGTGCTGACAG ATCTCTTGTTGTCCGTGATGTTTTCCTGACCAAAGGCAATTATAGCACTTCACGTTGTCATCATCAGATTGCTTCTAGTGGAACTGTTTATGACATGGTCCTAGATCCATCAATGGATGTTGCTGTCACGGTTGGGCAG gataaaaagataaatgtaTTTGACATAGCTTCCGGGCAGTTGATGAGATCCTTCAAGCCAAACAAAGATTATGGAGATCCAATCAAG GTTACCATGGATCCAAGTTGCAGTTACCTGGTCTGTTCCTACTCTAACAAGTCTATATGCATGTATGATTTCGTCAGTGGAGAGATGGTTACTCAAGCAATGGGTCATGGTGAAGTTATAACTGGTGTCATCTTCTTACCTGACTGCAGGCACATCGTATCA GTGGGTGGAGATGGTTGCATATTTGTGTGGAAACTACCCACTCATCTTTCTTCCCGAATGTTGCAAGCAATAACAGAAAAGTCTGATCCGCTGGCTCCAGGGAGTCTGGACAAGCCAGAAACTTTTACTCGGATAGTTGAGTTTGAAGATGAGCAACTTGGTATGAATACTGGAGAGATGCTTCTATGTAATTTCAGTCGAACCAGAGGAATGTTTTGCCTAGAAGAGGGTGGTCAAGGGAATTCAAATTTCAAGTTTCGAATTTCGCTATTACCAAAATGGGCACAGGCCAAAGTGGACACTCAAAGTTCTGATGTTCCTTCTCAG GATATTCAAACTCCACATAAAAGTTATCCTGGAGAGAGTGCTGGTTCATGTCTTACAGATGAATCAGGAAACTCTGATCTCGAAAGCTATGAAATTTCTCCATTGAGTCAAAGCAACAGCAA TGGCTTCATTGCAGAAAACCATTGGTTGACTGTCTATACTGTATTCACGGACTTACACAACTCCCCACCAGCATGGGGCCCCAAGAATGAAAAGACTCCAGTGTCTTCACAAT ctaaaaaatttatagggAGACGAGATTGCAATGGATATCCTCAGGGTCATGGGCTCACACCTTGGGAGCGCTCTCTTGCTTATGATTATAAGCTTCATCAAAGGAGCATATGCGAAGTGCAGGAAAATGCCTTCACTTCCCTGGATATGAGTAAAGAGTATGGTATCTTTGATGGCTTAGTCCATGACCACGCGGCAGAGAAGTTGCATGCAGatcaaatggaaaatgaaTTGCAGGAAAGAGCTGATGTCCATACAACCTGCACAAAACTTGAAGAGACTGAATTGTTCAAAGAGCACTTTGGGAACTTATCGGCAGCTCATAAG ATAGAGAGACAGGAATCATCAGCAAGGAAAAGATATTCTTCACGCTTTTTCGTTCGAAGAAACTATATTGGAGATTGGAAGAAATTTGTCGGCTCGCCTGGTCAAAACTTTGGTCACAAAAACTTGTACTGCCCCAAGGAATCGAAGAACCTGCCCAGCTACCCTATTTTGGAGGATTCAGCAGTAAAGGTTACAAAAAATCTGGAAACAGCTGAATCTTATGACCAG CCTTTGGAGAACCCAATGGCGAACCTAATGGACGTATCTTCCCGAGAAGGGGAAGTGCAGGAGAAAATCAAGAAGTGCAGCGAAGCATTGCTCAGCCTAGAAAATGCTGCTGAGGCTACATCCCGATTGTTTTCCGAACTACTGGCGGTGGTATCACAAGATGAGTTTTCAAGTGGACCCTCATCTCGACTATTCAACAATGCAGCAGATTGTCTTCCATCAATTGTGGAAAAGGTTAACGAGCTCGCAACTTTGGTACGAGCTAATGGCGAGAATGCCTATGGGAGGCCCCATGCAAAGGCTTCTGTAGTCTCCAAACAATAG